A genomic stretch from Desulfolutivibrio sulfodismutans DSM 3696 includes:
- a CDS encoding RtcB family protein, with amino-acid sequence MRISELRRIDGWIWEVPRTGAMRVPGRIYADKRLIEDMEDTVLAQVKNVASLPGIVTASFAMPDAHSGYGFPIGGVAAFDPDTGVVSAGGVGFDIACGVRTLVSNLFADDLAGRVPALADALFSRIPAGVGSTGAVRLTAGELDAMLAGGAVWAVSRGFGEKADLDRIEERGRMDGARPEMVSEAAKARQKDQMGTLGAGNHYLEVQVVEEIFNDAAAGLYGLHPGQVAVAIHCGSRGLGHQIGTDYLKRMHDHAAKTGVSFPDRELAHAPIASDLGQRYLGAMRSGINAALANRQILTHMVREVFAEMFPGSRLALLYDVSHNTCKAETHMVDGVPRLLFVHRKGATRSLGPGHPDLPPGLAAAGQPVLVGGSMGTASFILSGTAAAETRAFASACHGAGRAMSRKQAARHFKPRTVLEDLEHMGVAVRAHDFRGLSEEAPGAYKNIEAVADAACRAELAAKTARVRPLACIKG; translated from the coding sequence ATGCGGATTTCCGAACTTCGACGCATCGACGGATGGATCTGGGAGGTTCCCCGTACGGGGGCCATGCGTGTCCCAGGTCGCATCTACGCGGACAAGCGCCTGATTGAGGATATGGAAGACACGGTGTTGGCGCAGGTCAAAAACGTGGCCAGCCTGCCGGGAATCGTCACGGCCAGCTTCGCCATGCCCGACGCCCACTCCGGCTACGGCTTCCCCATCGGCGGGGTGGCCGCCTTCGATCCCGACACCGGCGTCGTTTCAGCGGGCGGGGTGGGGTTCGACATCGCCTGCGGGGTGCGCACCCTGGTGAGCAACCTTTTCGCCGATGATCTGGCCGGTCGCGTCCCGGCCCTGGCCGATGCGCTGTTCTCGCGCATCCCGGCCGGGGTGGGCAGCACCGGGGCCGTACGCCTGACGGCCGGGGAACTGGACGCCATGCTGGCCGGGGGGGCGGTCTGGGCGGTGTCCCGGGGGTTTGGAGAAAAGGCCGACCTGGATCGCATCGAAGAGCGGGGCCGTATGGACGGGGCCAGGCCGGAGATGGTTTCCGAGGCCGCCAAGGCCCGCCAGAAAGACCAGATGGGCACCCTGGGGGCCGGAAACCACTATCTGGAAGTGCAGGTGGTGGAGGAAATTTTCAACGACGCGGCCGCAGGGCTGTACGGCCTGCATCCGGGACAGGTGGCGGTCGCCATCCACTGCGGCTCCCGGGGGCTGGGACACCAGATCGGCACGGACTATCTGAAACGCATGCACGACCACGCCGCCAAAACCGGGGTGTCCTTCCCGGACCGGGAACTGGCCCACGCGCCCATCGCTTCGGATCTGGGGCAACGCTATCTGGGGGCCATGCGCTCGGGCATCAACGCCGCCCTGGCCAACCGCCAGATCCTCACCCACATGGTCCGCGAGGTGTTTGCGGAGATGTTTCCCGGCTCCAGGTTGGCGCTGCTCTACGACGTGTCCCACAACACCTGCAAGGCTGAGACCCACATGGTGGACGGCGTCCCACGGCTGCTGTTCGTGCATCGCAAGGGGGCCACCCGGTCGCTTGGTCCCGGGCATCCGGACCTGCCGCCCGGGCTTGCCGCCGCCGGTCAGCCGGTGCTGGTGGGCGGCAGCATGGGCACGGCCTCGTTCATCCTCTCCGGGACCGCCGCAGCGGAAACGCGCGCCTTCGCCTCGGCCTGCCACGGCGCAGGGCGGGCCATGAGCCGAAAACAGGCCGCCCGGCATTTCAAGCCCCGCACGGTACTGGAAGACCTGGAGCACATGGGTGTCGCCGTTCGGGCCCACGACTTCCGGGGACTGTCCGAAGAGGCCCCCGGGGCCTACAAAAACATCGAGGCCGTGGCGGACGCGGCATGCCGGGCGGAACTGGCCGCAAAGACCGCCCGGGTGCGCCCCCTGGCCTGCATCAAAGGCTGA
- a CDS encoding alginate O-acetyltransferase AlgX-related protein, which produces MTTPTPRRPIDLIRSIVRTLAVICLLGYTVLMTTDVLLYHLGAKLSFFSPTQKELLYSHGVFAAFRHPDYRPWLKGFVNEPGRTETTVSVDDTYRAYGVPMESPPMVQLSAVDSLGWWNDKSPSQAKVLFLGDSFCYGAGSGTDNTIYRLFEVKTGIPDYAACKGGYGLAHYARLLDTLTGDSLGPENRFSGKTVYVLLYLGNDLSADILVYRQRQQDEMVGPARHLWLESIRNLLTYLRESNALARQEGGSQTPGQPRNPTLGYYPVHLKAPAPDTAYAFHPFYRTLLNMAWFGPKEEEELRAVFAEMARIARERGLDVRFVVIPTALQVLYPRIDASRLDKNAPFAKEAPVVVKNFNQLTAFAVSAAEEAGFPVLDLEPLLVGRDDAAELYWPTDTHFTPHGNAVAVDAILKAFPAN; this is translated from the coding sequence ATGACCACCCCCACGCCTCGACGTCCCATTGACCTGATCCGCTCCATCGTCCGTACCCTGGCCGTGATCTGCCTGCTCGGCTACACCGTTCTGATGACCACGGACGTCCTGTTGTACCATCTCGGGGCCAAACTGTCCTTTTTCTCCCCCACCCAGAAGGAGCTCCTCTACTCCCACGGGGTTTTCGCCGCCTTCCGGCATCCCGACTACCGCCCCTGGCTCAAAGGCTTCGTCAATGAACCCGGGAGGACGGAGACCACGGTCAGCGTGGACGACACCTACCGGGCCTACGGCGTCCCCATGGAGAGCCCCCCCATGGTGCAGCTCTCCGCCGTGGACTCCCTGGGGTGGTGGAACGACAAGTCCCCGTCCCAAGCCAAGGTGCTCTTTCTGGGCGACTCCTTCTGCTACGGGGCGGGCTCCGGCACGGACAACACCATCTACCGCCTCTTCGAAGTAAAGACCGGGATTCCCGACTATGCCGCCTGCAAGGGCGGCTACGGCCTGGCCCACTATGCCCGGCTCCTGGACACCCTGACCGGCGACAGCCTGGGCCCGGAAAACCGGTTCTCGGGCAAGACCGTCTATGTCCTCCTTTATCTGGGCAACGATCTCTCGGCGGACATCCTCGTCTACCGGCAGCGGCAGCAGGACGAAATGGTGGGACCGGCCCGGCACCTGTGGCTGGAATCCATCCGCAACCTCCTCACATATCTCCGCGAATCCAACGCCCTGGCACGCCAGGAGGGCGGTTCGCAGACCCCGGGCCAGCCCCGGAACCCGACCCTGGGATATTATCCGGTCCATCTCAAGGCCCCCGCGCCGGACACCGCCTATGCCTTTCACCCCTTCTACCGCACCCTGTTGAATATGGCCTGGTTTGGCCCCAAGGAAGAGGAGGAACTGCGGGCGGTCTTTGCGGAAATGGCCCGCATCGCCCGGGAACGCGGGCTCGACGTGCGCTTTGTGGTCATTCCCACCGCCTTGCAGGTGCTCTACCCGCGCATCGACGCCAGCCGTCTGGACAAAAACGCCCCCTTCGCCAAAGAGGCCCCGGTGGTGGTGAAAAACTTCAACCAGCTCACGGCCTTTGCCGTTTCTGCGGCCGAGGAGGCCGGGTTTCCGGTCCTGGACCTGGAGCCGCTCCTGGTCGGCCGCGACGACGCCGCCGAGCTGTATTGGCCCACGGACACCCACTTCACCCCCCACGGCAACGCCGTCGCCGTGGACGCCATTCTCAAGGCCTTCCCCGCCAACTGA
- a CDS encoding ACT domain-containing protein — MKAEQISIFLENRAGRLEEVARLLAEAKINIRALSLADTSDFGILRLIVSDHEKAKKTLKDGGFTVGRNAVVAVQVPDTPGGLHSILNMLSSQGINVEYMYAFVQQSSKAATIIFRFDRTDQAIEVLTKNGITIIPGDTLYSM; from the coding sequence ATGAAAGCCGAACAGATTTCCATTTTCCTGGAAAACCGCGCCGGCCGCCTGGAGGAAGTCGCCAGGCTCCTGGCCGAGGCGAAAATCAACATCCGGGCCCTGTCTTTGGCCGACACCTCGGATTTCGGTATCCTGCGCCTGATCGTCAGCGACCACGAAAAGGCCAAAAAAACCTTGAAGGACGGCGGGTTCACCGTGGGCCGCAACGCCGTGGTGGCCGTGCAGGTGCCGGATACGCCGGGCGGCCTGCACTCCATCCTGAACATGCTGAGCAGCCAGGGCATCAACGTGGAATACATGTACGCCTTCGTGCAGCAAAGCTCCAAGGCCGCCACCATCATCTTCCGCTTCGACCGCACCGACCAGGCCATTGAGGTGCTCACGAAAAACGGCATCACCATCATCCCCGGCGACACCCTCTACAGCATGTAA
- a CDS encoding phenylacetate--CoA ligase family protein — MIFDDDMETLPREELEVLQLRRLKGLVDRVYANVPFYRKSFDDAGIRPSDIQSLADVRYLPFTEKQDLRNHYPYGLFAVPKDNVVRIHASSGTTGKATVVGYTKRDVENWATLMARSLVAAGATKRDIIHVAYGYGLFTGGLGAHYGAERLGATTIPMSGGSTKRQVILLRDFGATVICCTPSYSLFLYETALESGIDIKELPLRIGVFGAEPWTEEMRRDIETKLGIKAIDIYGLSEIMGPGVGIECIEAQAGAHLQEDHFLLEIIDPVTKEPLPPGETGELVITTLCKEAQPLIRYRTRDITSLNFTPCRCGRTFARMHRVMGRSDDMLIIRGVNVFPSQIESILLETQGLTPHYQLLVKREGNLDTLEVQVEVDEKIFSDEIKNLQRLGGKIQKHIKEFLGVTAAVKLVEPRSIQRSEGKAKRIVDMRNSS; from the coding sequence ATGATTTTCGACGACGACATGGAAACGCTGCCCAGGGAAGAACTTGAAGTCCTCCAGCTTCGGCGTCTGAAAGGCCTCGTGGACCGGGTATACGCCAACGTCCCCTTCTACCGGAAATCCTTCGACGACGCCGGGATACGCCCCTCGGACATCCAAAGCCTGGCCGACGTCAGGTATCTGCCCTTCACCGAAAAGCAGGATCTGCGCAACCACTATCCCTATGGCCTTTTCGCCGTTCCCAAGGACAACGTGGTGCGCATCCACGCCTCCTCGGGCACCACGGGCAAGGCCACGGTGGTGGGCTACACCAAGCGCGACGTGGAGAACTGGGCCACGCTCATGGCCCGTTCCCTGGTGGCGGCCGGGGCCACCAAGCGGGACATCATCCACGTAGCCTACGGCTACGGACTTTTTACCGGCGGACTCGGGGCGCACTACGGCGCGGAACGCCTGGGGGCCACCACCATCCCGATGTCCGGGGGCAGCACCAAGCGCCAGGTGATCCTTTTGCGCGACTTCGGGGCCACGGTGATCTGCTGTACCCCGTCCTACAGCCTCTTTTTGTACGAGACAGCCCTGGAATCGGGCATCGACATCAAGGAGCTGCCGCTTCGCATCGGCGTATTCGGGGCCGAGCCCTGGACCGAGGAGATGCGCCGGGACATTGAGACCAAGCTCGGCATCAAGGCCATCGACATCTACGGCCTGTCCGAGATCATGGGGCCGGGCGTGGGCATCGAATGCATCGAGGCCCAGGCCGGGGCGCACCTTCAGGAAGACCATTTCCTTTTGGAAATCATCGACCCGGTGACCAAGGAGCCCCTGCCCCCGGGCGAGACAGGCGAACTGGTCATCACCACCCTGTGCAAGGAAGCCCAGCCGTTGATCCGCTACCGCACCCGGGACATCACCAGCCTAAACTTCACCCCCTGCCGGTGCGGCCGGACCTTTGCCCGCATGCACCGGGTCATGGGCCGCAGCGACGACATGCTGATCATCCGGGGGGTCAACGTCTTCCCCTCCCAGATCGAGAGCATCCTTCTGGAGACCCAGGGACTCACCCCGCATTACCAGCTTCTGGTCAAGCGCGAGGGCAACCTGGACACCCTGGAGGTGCAGGTTGAGGTGGACGAAAAGATCTTCTCGGACGAAATCAAGAATTTACAACGCCTGGGCGGCAAGATACAAAAGCATATCAAGGAGTTCCTGGGTGTCACGGCTGCGGTGAAGCTGGTCGAGCCGCGTTCCATCCAGCGTTCCGAGGGCAAGGCCAAGCGCATCGTGGACATGCGCAACTCATCGTAA
- the rsfS gene encoding ribosome silencing factor — translation MPTDTNDAKPARGKKKKKIDLDTVRKAVLVASWLHEKKGRDIVALDVTGLSPICEAMVAVSATSARQAKALADHTLAMCAERGIAYLGMEGYRTGQWVLVDMNDVLVHIFLEETRDFYNIEGLWSEAKPIPLSFSDESGKGPQ, via the coding sequence ATGCCTACGGATACGAACGACGCCAAGCCCGCGCGCGGGAAAAAGAAAAAAAAGATCGATCTGGACACCGTCCGCAAGGCCGTGCTCGTGGCCTCCTGGCTGCACGAAAAAAAGGGCCGGGACATCGTGGCCCTGGACGTCACGGGCTTAAGCCCCATCTGCGAGGCCATGGTGGCCGTGTCCGCCACGAGCGCCCGCCAGGCCAAGGCCCTGGCCGACCATACGCTGGCCATGTGCGCCGAACGGGGCATCGCCTACCTGGGCATGGAGGGCTACCGCACCGGACAGTGGGTCTTGGTCGATATGAATGACGTCCTGGTGCACATTTTTCTGGAAGAGACCAGGGATTTCTATAATATCGAAGGGTTGTGGTCTGAGGCCAAGCCCATTCCCCTTTCTTTTTCCGACGAATCGGGCAAGGGGCCGCAATGA
- the gpmI gene encoding 2,3-bisphosphoglycerate-independent phosphoglycerate mutase, translating into MNRAAPLLLLILDGWGLAPAGPGNAISLARTPNVDRLRREFPHTRLRCSGRAVGLPDGFMGNSEVGHMNIGAGRVIYQDMTRIDMAVEDGSLASNPALADLAAKVKARGGRLHFMGLVSDGGVHSHIRHLKALALAAKALGAPVLVHAFLDGRDTPPQSGRGFIADLDAFLHDNDCGTIASITGRFYAMDRDKRWDRVGRAYAALTSGTGAPLLSADAAAAVDAAYAAGETDEFVTPRLLAVPGGEGGPIPDGCIRDGDGVFFFNFRADRAREITQAFIRPDFDGFPREATPDLAGFVSMTEYESTFGIPVAFAPESYTGVLGQAVSEAGLVQLRLAETEKYAHVTYFFNCGREEPFPGENRLLVPSPREVATYDQKPQMSAREVTETFLREWEKGYGLYVVNLANPDMVGHTGDLAAAIMACEVVDECVGRMVQAVLASGGRLCLTADHGNAEEMIDAHGGKMTAHTLNEVPFVLADPAHRTASLSPGVLGDIAPTLLKLLGLEKPREMTGKSLLGHP; encoded by the coding sequence ATGAACCGCGCCGCGCCGCTTCTTCTGCTCATCCTCGACGGCTGGGGCCTGGCCCCGGCCGGTCCCGGCAACGCCATCTCCCTGGCTCGCACCCCGAACGTGGACCGCCTGAGGCGCGAATTTCCCCACACCCGGCTGCGCTGCTCGGGCCGGGCTGTGGGCCTGCCGGACGGGTTCATGGGCAATTCCGAGGTGGGGCACATGAATATCGGCGCGGGGCGCGTGATCTATCAGGACATGACCCGCATCGACATGGCCGTGGAGGACGGGTCGCTGGCCAGTAATCCGGCCCTGGCGGATCTGGCGGCCAAGGTCAAGGCCCGGGGCGGCCGACTGCATTTCATGGGCCTTGTGTCCGACGGCGGGGTGCACAGCCATATCCGTCATCTCAAGGCCCTGGCCCTGGCCGCCAAGGCCCTGGGCGCGCCGGTCCTGGTGCATGCCTTTCTCGACGGCCGGGACACCCCGCCCCAAAGCGGCCGAGGATTTATCGCCGATCTCGACGCCTTTTTGCACGACAACGACTGCGGAACCATCGCCTCGATCACCGGCCGGTTCTACGCCATGGACCGGGACAAGCGCTGGGACCGGGTGGGACGGGCCTATGCCGCCCTGACCTCGGGCACGGGCGCGCCGCTTCTTTCCGCCGACGCCGCAGCCGCCGTGGACGCGGCCTATGCCGCCGGGGAGACGGACGAGTTCGTGACCCCGCGGCTTCTGGCCGTGCCGGGCGGGGAGGGCGGCCCGATCCCGGACGGTTGCATCCGGGACGGGGACGGCGTGTTTTTTTTCAATTTCCGGGCCGACCGGGCCAGGGAGATCACCCAGGCCTTCATCCGGCCGGATTTCGACGGTTTTCCCCGGGAGGCGACCCCGGATCTGGCCGGGTTCGTCTCCATGACCGAATATGAGTCCACCTTCGGCATTCCGGTGGCGTTTGCCCCGGAAAGCTATACGGGCGTCCTGGGGCAGGCCGTGTCCGAGGCGGGGCTTGTGCAGCTGCGGCTGGCCGAGACGGAAAAATACGCCCACGTGACCTATTTTTTCAATTGCGGCCGGGAGGAGCCCTTCCCCGGCGAGAACCGCCTCCTGGTTCCGTCCCCGCGCGAGGTGGCCACCTACGACCAAAAGCCCCAGATGAGCGCCCGGGAGGTCACCGAGACCTTTTTGCGGGAATGGGAGAAGGGTTACGGCCTGTACGTGGTCAATCTGGCCAACCCGGACATGGTGGGCCACACCGGGGATCTGGCCGCCGCGATCATGGCCTGCGAGGTGGTGGACGAATGCGTGGGGCGCATGGTCCAGGCGGTCCTGGCCTCGGGCGGACGCCTGTGCCTGACCGCCGACCACGGCAACGCCGAGGAGATGATCGATGCCCATGGCGGAAAGATGACCGCGCATACGCTCAATGAGGTCCCCTTCGTGCTGGCCGACCCGGCCCACAGGACGGCCTCGCTGTCGCCGGGCGTGCTGGGGGACATCGCCCCCACGCTTCTGAAACTGCTCGGTCTGGAGAAACCCCGGGAAATGACCGGAAAAAGCCTGCTTGGGCATCCGTAA
- the pgm gene encoding phosphoglucomutase (alpha-D-glucose-1,6-bisphosphate-dependent), giving the protein MSVHPLAGKPAPRSLLVNVPRLVAAYFATRPDPDDPAQQVAFGTSGHRGSAFDGSFNEVHILAIAQAICDYRRIAGITGPLFLGMDTHALSEPAFVTVLEVLAANGVTVMIQAGRGYTPTPVISHAILRHNRTAKGGTADGIVITPSHNPPQDGGIKYNPPSGGPADTGATKDIQDRANAFIKAGLSGVSRIPFEKALGADTTIEHDYVAPYVDDLENIVNLRAVAAAGVKIGVDPLGGSGIAFWEPLAARYGLDITVVNPVVDPTFSFMTVDKDGKIRMDCSSPYAMQGLIALKDRFDVAFGNDPDYDRHGIVTPGGGLMNPNHYLSVAVDYLFRTRQGWRADAAVGKTLVSSAMLDRVAASLGRRLCEVPVGFKWFVDGLLDGSFGFGGEESAGASFLRFDGTAWSTDKDGILLDLLAAEITAATGKDPAEHYRELTERFGAPIYERLDAPASKAQKKALSGLSPEMVAADTLAGETITAKLTAAPGNGASIGGLKVATENGWFAARPSGTEDVYKIYAESFLGADHLKRLQDEARQIVDAAFAAAGV; this is encoded by the coding sequence ATGTCCGTGCATCCCCTGGCCGGAAAACCGGCCCCCAGATCCCTTCTGGTCAACGTGCCACGGCTCGTGGCCGCCTATTTCGCCACCCGCCCCGACCCGGACGACCCGGCCCAGCAGGTGGCCTTCGGCACCTCCGGACACCGGGGCAGCGCCTTTGACGGCTCCTTCAACGAGGTCCACATCCTGGCCATCGCCCAGGCCATCTGCGATTATCGCAGGATCGCGGGCATCACCGGCCCGCTCTTTCTGGGCATGGACACCCACGCCCTGTCCGAACCGGCCTTCGTCACGGTCCTTGAGGTGCTGGCGGCGAACGGGGTGACGGTCATGATCCAGGCCGGGCGCGGCTATACCCCCACCCCGGTCATCTCCCATGCCATCCTCCGCCATAACCGGACGGCCAAGGGCGGCACGGCCGACGGCATCGTCATCACCCCCTCCCACAATCCCCCGCAGGACGGCGGCATCAAATACAATCCCCCCTCGGGCGGCCCGGCCGACACCGGCGCCACGAAAGACATCCAGGACCGGGCCAACGCCTTCATCAAGGCCGGGCTGTCCGGCGTCTCCCGCATCCCCTTCGAAAAGGCCCTGGGCGCGGACACCACCATCGAGCACGATTACGTGGCCCCCTATGTGGACGACCTGGAAAACATCGTGAACCTGCGGGCCGTGGCCGCCGCCGGGGTGAAAATCGGCGTGGACCCCCTGGGCGGCTCGGGGATCGCCTTCTGGGAGCCCCTCGCGGCCCGCTACGGCCTGGACATCACGGTGGTCAATCCCGTGGTGGACCCCACGTTTTCGTTCATGACCGTGGACAAGGACGGCAAGATCCGCATGGACTGTTCCTCGCCCTACGCCATGCAGGGCTTGATCGCCCTGAAGGACCGTTTCGACGTGGCCTTCGGCAACGATCCCGACTACGACCGCCACGGCATCGTCACCCCGGGCGGCGGGCTCATGAATCCCAACCACTACCTGTCCGTGGCCGTGGACTATCTGTTCCGGACCCGCCAGGGATGGCGCGCCGACGCCGCCGTGGGCAAGACCCTGGTCTCCAGCGCCATGCTGGACCGGGTGGCGGCCTCGCTCGGGCGGCGGCTGTGCGAGGTGCCGGTGGGGTTTAAGTGGTTCGTGGACGGGCTTCTCGACGGCTCTTTCGGATTTGGCGGCGAGGAATCGGCCGGGGCCTCGTTTCTGCGGTTCGACGGCACGGCCTGGTCCACGGACAAGGACGGCATCCTGCTTGATCTTTTGGCCGCCGAGATCACGGCCGCAACCGGCAAAGACCCGGCCGAGCACTACCGGGAACTCACTGAGCGCTTCGGCGCGCCCATTTATGAGCGGCTGGACGCCCCGGCGTCAAAGGCCCAGAAAAAGGCCCTGTCGGGGCTCTCGCCGGAAATGGTCGCGGCGGACACCCTGGCCGGGGAGACGATCACGGCCAAGCTCACGGCCGCGCCCGGCAATGGCGCGTCCATCGGCGGCCTCAAGGTGGCCACGGAAAACGGCTGGTTCGCGGCCCGGCCCTCGGGCACCGAGGATGTCTATAAAATCTATGCCGAAAGCTTCCTGGGCGCGGACCACCTGAAAAGGCTCCAGGACGAGGCCCGGCAGATTGTGGATGCCGCCTTTGCCGCCGCCGGGGTCTGA
- a CDS encoding transposase translates to MTVSPTGAVKHDDARQARSEAAARRLLLSHAYKGRKRFCPRCRDETVYILADGRLRCGACRYTFHELTGRFVNVGGLSCRDWLRLTRLFARELTASTMAEELGLAYNTVYRAVTVLRFAIVAAAPDASQILFGETGRAMGYDGGRIVMSRDTASEGPIPVFGIIERPDWTFVDLVPDMRVEHVVHFNLSFSLKVARLGKVVYTDRYQHYDALMFCGGDDVRRYADILDRTPFLDTRRGGFWSFAQSRLRRFNGVSARRFPLYLKELEFRYNHRNEDILPILLTYLCSLVPKREQSDLF, encoded by the coding sequence ATGACCGTGTCGCCCACAGGGGCGGTGAAGCACGATGACGCCCGGCAGGCCCGCTCCGAGGCGGCGGCCCGGCGGCTGTTGCTGTCCCATGCCTACAAGGGGCGGAAGCGGTTTTGCCCCCGTTGCCGGGACGAAACGGTTTACATCCTGGCCGACGGAAGGCTGCGCTGCGGTGCGTGCCGCTACACCTTCCATGAATTGACCGGCCGGTTCGTCAATGTCGGGGGCTTAAGCTGCCGGGACTGGCTGCGCCTCACCCGGCTTTTCGCCCGGGAGCTGACCGCCAGCACCATGGCCGAGGAACTGGGGCTGGCCTACAACACCGTCTACCGGGCCGTGACGGTCCTTCGCTTCGCCATCGTGGCGGCCGCCCCGGACGCCTCCCAGATCCTCTTTGGCGAAACGGGCCGGGCCATGGGCTACGACGGCGGCCGCATCGTCATGTCCCGGGATACGGCCTCGGAAGGCCCCATCCCGGTCTTCGGGATCATCGAGCGACCGGACTGGACCTTCGTGGACTTGGTGCCGGACATGCGCGTGGAGCATGTCGTCCACTTCAACCTGAGTTTTTCCCTCAAGGTGGCCCGCCTGGGCAAAGTGGTCTACACCGACCGCTACCAGCATTATGACGCGCTCATGTTCTGCGGCGGCGACGATGTCCGGCGCTACGCCGACATTCTGGACCGCACGCCGTTTCTGGATACGCGCCGGGGCGGGTTTTGGAGTTTCGCCCAAAGCCGCCTGCGCCGCTTTAACGGCGTCAGCGCCCGAAGATTCCCCCTGTATCTCAAGGAACTGGAATTCCGCTACAACCATCGTAACGAAGACATCCTCCCGATCTTGCTCACCTACCTCTGCAGTTTGGTGCCAAAACGCGAACAAAGCGATTTGTTTTGA